The region AAGACGGCGATAAGTGGAAATTGCAGAAAGAAATACCAGGCCCAGTAAAACGGCAGATACCAAAGCAGAAATGATCAGGCAGATGCAGGAATTTATGTCTGATAAAACAGGGTCAGTTAAAATTCACACAACGGATGGTAAAATTCAGGAGGAGAGAACTTATCAGCGTAAAGATGATCCTGAATCTTCTAAAGGTTAACCCGACAGAGCCGCCTTACTGGCGGCTTTTTGGTTAAAAGCATTGCGCCTGTTTTTACATGTAACCTGACCACAAAAAAATGATGTGGGCTTTAAATGATCACTTCACTTGCATTTAATAAGCTGCAAAAAAAAGTAAAGCAATAGGGTGCTGGCTACCACGCCTGTACAGGTGAAAACATATAAAATGAAATCCATGACGTTTTCGTCACCATAGCATCCCATAAACTCAGCAAAGGCGTACTGAGTCTCTGCTGGTATGAAAGCATAAAAGCTTTTAATGAAGATGAAAAGGGTAACCACCCATGCAACGATAATTAATAGATATTTCATTAATAAACCTGTATTACACCATGCGCTATAAGATAATTGCCCACATACTGCCCAGAGGTTCTGAGAATAGCTTTAGCCAGTATATCAAAATCTTGCTGGCTATAAAGGGTAATGCACCCTTT is a window of Cronobacter muytjensii ATCC 51329 DNA encoding:
- a CDS encoding DUF2188 domain-containing protein yields the protein MEIAERNTRPSKTADTKAEMIRQMQEFMSDKTGSVKIHTTDGKIQEERTYQRKDDPESSKG